In Roseomonas fluvialis, one genomic interval encodes:
- the soxX gene encoding sulfur oxidation c-type cytochrome SoxX translates to MGRAPAFAGAAWLLRRRRGRGALAAGLAVLFAAAAPAGAQVVGFVVHGDAVEQPLAGLVGDAARGEAVVKNRESANCLICHSIPDPREPFMGEIGPPLAGVGARLIPGQIRLRLVDPTRVNPDAIMPAYHRTHDLLRVDPRFAGRPVLTAQEIEDVVAWLSTLRE, encoded by the coding sequence GTGGGTCGGGCGCCTGCCTTCGCCGGAGCGGCCTGGCTGCTCCGGCGCCGCCGCGGAAGGGGCGCGCTGGCAGCCGGCCTGGCGGTGCTGTTCGCCGCGGCTGCGCCCGCCGGGGCGCAGGTCGTGGGCTTCGTGGTGCACGGCGATGCGGTTGAGCAACCACTCGCGGGGCTCGTCGGCGATGCTGCGCGCGGTGAGGCGGTGGTGAAGAACCGGGAGAGCGCGAATTGCCTGATCTGCCACTCCATCCCCGATCCGCGCGAGCCATTCATGGGGGAGATCGGCCCGCCACTCGCGGGCGTGGGCGCGCGCCTGATACCCGGGCAGATCCGGCTGCGCCTAGTGGACCCCACGCGGGTCAACCCGGACGCGATCATGCCCGCCTATCACCGCACCCACGACCTGCTGCGCGTCGACCCGCGCTTCGCCGGACGCCCGGTGCTGACCGCGCAGGAGATCGAGGATGTCGTTGCCTGGCTCTCAACGCTGCGGGAGTAG
- a CDS encoding thiosulfate oxidation carrier protein SoxY yields MTAATRRAVLLLPIAATAAAASDMAVAERDILAGRTPSDAGIAFDMPRLSENGNSVDVAVRVDSPMTAADHVRAIHILSEKNPVPRVASFFLTPRAGKAEVATRIRLATSQQIVVLAETSAGQVHRAMREVIVVLGACVEGG; encoded by the coding sequence ATGACCGCCGCCACACGCCGCGCCGTGCTGCTGCTGCCCATCGCCGCGACCGCCGCGGCCGCGAGCGACATGGCGGTGGCCGAGCGCGACATCCTCGCCGGCCGCACCCCGAGTGACGCCGGGATCGCCTTCGACATGCCGCGCCTGTCGGAGAACGGCAATTCGGTCGATGTCGCGGTGCGCGTGGACAGCCCGATGACAGCGGCCGACCACGTGCGCGCCATCCATATCCTGTCGGAGAAGAACCCTGTGCCGCGCGTGGCGTCGTTCTTCCTCACGCCGCGCGCGGGCAAGGCCGAGGTCGCGACACGCATCCGCCTCGCCACCTCCCAGCAGATCGTGGTGCTGGCCGAGACCAGCGCGGGCCAGGTGCATCGCGCGATGCGCGAGGTGATCGTCGTGCTCGGCGCCTGCGTGGAGGGCGGCTGA
- a CDS encoding thiosulfate oxidation carrier complex protein SoxZ, with the protein MANPIVARITVPERARRGEVITIRVLVRHPMERAIDAAGLTPLPRKILHTMRVTYAGEEVFRADLSQGITANPYIEFTTVAVDNGPIVFEWDEDGGATYGREARLVVT; encoded by the coding sequence ATGGCGAACCCTATCGTTGCGCGCATCACCGTGCCGGAGCGCGCCCGGCGTGGCGAGGTCATCACCATCCGCGTGCTGGTGCGCCACCCCATGGAGCGCGCCATCGATGCGGCGGGCCTCACCCCCCTGCCGCGCAAGATCCTGCACACCATGCGCGTGACCTATGCAGGGGAGGAGGTGTTCCGCGCCGATCTCTCCCAGGGCATCACCGCCAATCCGTACATCGAGTTCACCACCGTCGCGGTCGACAACGGTCCGATCGTCTTCGAATGGGACGAGGATGGCGGCGCGACCTATGGGCGGGAGGCCCGCCTGGTGGTGACGTGA
- the soxA gene encoding sulfur oxidation c-type cytochrome SoxA: MIRGAAAAAALLACGMAVAADVRPSRDFLSPELRAQQDDPSRHPGWLWVEEGEALWQRGTRSCQSCHGGIESMAGVAARYPAVAADGVLLNLEGRIERCRTQQQGEPAFGYESETLLSLTAAIAQRSRGLPVSVATDGAAASFRERGRAFYETRQGQLNLACGQCHDDNAGRRLRGDVISNGLGTGYPAYRLEWNTLGSLHRRLRACSLGVRAEQLPLGSPDYLALELFLASRAQGMPIEAPGLRR, encoded by the coding sequence GTGATCCGCGGCGCAGCGGCGGCGGCGGCATTGTTGGCCTGCGGCATGGCGGTCGCGGCGGATGTGCGACCCTCGCGCGACTTCCTCTCGCCCGAGCTTCGCGCCCAGCAGGACGATCCCTCGCGCCATCCCGGCTGGCTCTGGGTCGAGGAGGGCGAGGCGCTGTGGCAACGCGGCACGCGGTCCTGCCAATCCTGCCACGGCGGGATCGAGTCCATGGCCGGTGTTGCCGCGCGCTATCCCGCGGTCGCGGCGGATGGTGTGCTGCTGAACCTGGAAGGGCGCATCGAACGCTGCCGCACGCAGCAGCAGGGCGAACCGGCCTTTGGGTATGAGAGTGAGACGCTGCTCTCGTTGACCGCCGCCATCGCGCAGCGCTCGCGCGGGCTGCCGGTGAGCGTGGCGACCGATGGCGCGGCGGCGTCGTTCCGCGAACGCGGGCGCGCCTTCTACGAGACGCGGCAGGGGCAGCTCAACCTCGCCTGCGGGCAATGCCACGACGACAATGCGGGGCGGCGGCTGCGCGGCGACGTGATCTCGAACGGTCTGGGCACGGGCTATCCGGCGTACCGGCTGGAGTGGAACACGCTGGGCTCGCTGCACCGGCGGCTGCGGGCGTGTTCGCTTGGCGTGCGGGCGGAACAGCTGCCATTGGGATCGCCGGACTACCTCGCGCTGGAACTGTTCCTTGCGTCGCGCGCGCAGGGGATGCCGATCGAGGCCCCCGGCCTGCGGCGCTGA
- a CDS encoding tartrate dehydrogenase, with protein sequence MAQRKHRIAVIPGDGIGKETTPEGLRVLDAAARRFGFELDLKHYDWSCETYAATGKMMPDDGLDQLRDSDSVFLGAVGWPGVPDHVSLWGLLIPIRRGFDQYVNLRPCKLLPGSVSPLANRGPADIDFYVVRENTEGEYSSVGGRMFPGTDREFVSQQSILTRIGCDRVMKYAFDLAMTRKRRKVTSATKSNGITFTMPYWDERFAEMAKHYPQVTTDQFHIDILCAHFVQHPDWFDVVVGSNLFGDILSDLGPAVAGSIGIAASANINPEKTAPSMFEPVHGSAPDIAGKWIANPIGQIWSGAMMLEHLGEKDAADCIVQTIEKLLAEGGPRTRDMGGQAGTVDVGKAIAEAVARA encoded by the coding sequence ATGGCCCAGCGCAAGCACCGCATCGCCGTCATTCCGGGCGATGGCATCGGCAAGGAGACCACGCCCGAGGGGCTGCGCGTACTGGATGCCGCGGCACGGCGCTTCGGCTTCGAACTCGACCTGAAGCACTACGACTGGTCCTGCGAAACCTACGCCGCGACCGGCAAGATGATGCCCGATGACGGCCTGGACCAGTTGCGCGACAGCGACAGCGTCTTCCTGGGTGCGGTCGGCTGGCCGGGCGTGCCGGACCATGTCTCGCTGTGGGGCCTGCTGATCCCGATCCGCCGGGGCTTCGACCAGTATGTGAACCTGCGTCCCTGCAAGCTGCTGCCGGGGTCGGTGTCGCCGCTGGCCAATCGCGGCCCGGCGGATATCGACTTCTACGTGGTGCGCGAGAATACCGAGGGCGAGTATTCCTCCGTCGGTGGCAGGATGTTCCCCGGCACCGACCGCGAATTCGTCTCCCAGCAATCCATCCTGACGCGCATCGGCTGTGACCGGGTAATGAAATACGCCTTCGACCTGGCCATGACGCGCAAGCGGCGGAAGGTGACCTCCGCGACCAAGTCGAACGGCATCACCTTCACCATGCCTTATTGGGACGAGCGCTTCGCCGAGATGGCGAAGCACTACCCGCAGGTGACAACAGACCAGTTTCACATCGACATCCTGTGCGCGCATTTCGTGCAGCACCCGGACTGGTTCGACGTGGTGGTGGGGTCGAACCTGTTCGGGGATATCCTGTCGGACCTGGGGCCGGCCGTGGCGGGCAGCATCGGCATCGCCGCGTCCGCCAACATCAACCCGGAGAAGACCGCGCCATCCATGTTCGAGCCTGTCCATGGTTCGGCGCCGGACATCGCCGGCAAGTGGATCGCGAACCCGATCGGCCAGATCTGGTCGGGGGCGATGATGCTGGAACACCTGGGCGAGAAGGATGCCGCCGACTGCATCGTCCAGACCATCGAGAAACTGCTGGCCGAAGGCGGCCCGCGCACGCGCGACATGGGTGGGCAGGCCGGCACGGTGGATGTGGGGAAGGCCATTGCCGAGGCGGTGGCGCGCGCCTGA
- a CDS encoding aspartate/glutamate racemase family protein, with translation MTEARMLGVLGGMGPLAGATFMQRLTLLTPGERDQDHIPTVLWSDPRVPDRTAARLSGGEDPLPALLRGIRGLEAAGCGAIAIPCNTAHGWFDGMQAATRLPILHIVEAAADDLLRLGVTAGPIGLMATKGTLAMRLYQERLEGRGYDVIVPPAEAMDRVIMPAIDAVKANRVTEAYAPLAEAAMALVSRGARAVVLGCTEIPLGISAGPTLPFPVADTIDALARASIAWAKPAG, from the coding sequence ATGACCGAAGCAAGGATGCTGGGCGTACTGGGCGGCATGGGGCCGCTGGCGGGCGCCACCTTCATGCAGCGCCTGACATTGCTGACGCCGGGCGAGCGCGACCAGGACCACATCCCGACCGTGCTCTGGTCCGACCCGCGCGTGCCCGACCGCACCGCCGCGCGGCTGTCGGGCGGCGAGGACCCCCTGCCCGCCCTGCTGCGCGGCATCCGGGGGCTGGAAGCCGCCGGCTGCGGCGCCATCGCCATCCCCTGCAACACCGCCCATGGCTGGTTCGACGGCATGCAGGCGGCGACGCGCCTGCCCATCCTGCACATCGTCGAGGCCGCAGCGGATGACCTGCTGCGCCTGGGCGTGACCGCCGGCCCGATCGGCCTGATGGCAACCAAGGGCACGCTGGCGATGCGCCTGTACCAGGAACGGCTCGAGGGGCGCGGCTACGACGTGATCGTCCCGCCGGCCGAGGCGATGGACCGTGTCATCATGCCCGCGATCGATGCGGTGAAGGCGAACCGCGTCACCGAGGCCTATGCCCCGCTGGCTGAGGCTGCCATGGCGCTGGTCAGCCGCGGCGCGCGGGCGGTGGTGCTGGGCTGTACCGAGATCCCGCTCGGCATCTCGGCCGGGCCGACGCTGCCGTTTCCTGTCGCGGATACCATCGACGCGCTGGCGCGTGCGTCGATTGCCTGGGCGAAGCCGGCCGGCTAG
- a CDS encoding sulfite exporter TauE/SafE family protein, whose protein sequence is MAFITDPWFYALAIPAVLVTGISKGGFASGAGNLLVPLMALSVPAPVAAGIALPVLCAMDVSGLRAWWGKWDKREMRVLIPGALLGILVGALTFTLMSDRAIKAMVGLTTLAFLARTLWLARHRQAPPPAPHNPAKGAICAAASGFTSTIAHAGSPPLAIYLYPRRLDRQVMAATTVVFFGIVNYVKLVPYFFLGNLSAGNLLTSLVLLPLAPAGVYLGIWMQRHVSDALFYRVLYVLLLVTGVKLTWDGVFAG, encoded by the coding sequence TTGGCCTTCATCACCGACCCCTGGTTCTACGCCCTCGCGATCCCGGCCGTGCTGGTCACCGGAATCAGCAAGGGGGGCTTCGCCTCGGGCGCGGGCAACCTGCTGGTGCCGCTGATGGCGCTCAGCGTCCCTGCCCCCGTCGCCGCCGGCATCGCGTTGCCGGTGCTGTGCGCGATGGATGTCTCGGGCCTGCGCGCATGGTGGGGCAAGTGGGACAAGCGGGAGATGCGCGTGCTGATCCCGGGTGCGCTGCTGGGCATCCTGGTGGGGGCGCTGACCTTCACGCTGATGTCCGACCGCGCCATCAAGGCGATGGTGGGGCTGACAACGCTCGCGTTCCTGGCGCGCACGCTGTGGCTGGCGCGGCACCGCCAGGCGCCGCCGCCCGCGCCGCACAACCCGGCCAAGGGCGCGATCTGCGCGGCCGCATCGGGCTTCACCAGCACCATCGCCCATGCCGGGTCGCCGCCGCTCGCGATCTACCTGTATCCGCGCCGCCTCGACCGCCAGGTGATGGCGGCCACCACCGTGGTGTTCTTCGGCATCGTCAACTACGTGAAGCTGGTGCCGTACTTCTTCCTGGGCAATCTTTCGGCGGGCAACCTGCTGACCAGCCTGGTGCTGCTCCCCCTGGCGCCGGCGGGCGTGTATCTGGGAATCTGGATGCAGCGGCACGTCTCGGACGCGCTGTTCTACCGCGTATTGTATGTGCTGCTGCTGGTGACCGGCGTGAAGCTGACCTGGGACGGGGTGTTCGCAGGATGA
- a CDS encoding sulfite exporter TauE/SafE family protein, giving the protein MDHLTDPFWLLALAAAMAVTGLVSGTLAGLLGVGGGIVIVPLLFNVFPLFGIPESIQMKVAVATSLATIIPTSIQSARKHYATGTMDVALLKSIWPAMLAGVAFGTFIGVYVKGEGLTAVFAMVSLLVALNMGFTGVDFKITDSVPSGPPRAALGMGIGSVSAMMGIGGGTLGVPLLSMFGYPIRQAVATASAFGLIISVPATIGFVLGGWNDARLPPFSLGYVSLIGFALIAPSSILATPWGVKLAHTIPPLWLKRAFAVFLAATSLRMFWSLFT; this is encoded by the coding sequence ATGGACCACCTGACCGACCCGTTCTGGCTGCTTGCTCTGGCCGCCGCGATGGCGGTGACGGGGCTGGTCTCGGGCACGCTTGCGGGGCTGCTGGGCGTGGGCGGCGGCATCGTGATCGTGCCGCTGCTGTTCAACGTGTTCCCGTTGTTCGGCATCCCGGAGAGCATCCAGATGAAGGTCGCGGTGGCGACCTCGCTCGCCACGATCATCCCGACCTCCATCCAGTCGGCGCGCAAGCACTACGCGACGGGCACGATGGATGTGGCGCTGCTGAAGTCGATCTGGCCGGCCATGCTGGCGGGCGTGGCCTTCGGCACCTTCATCGGCGTGTACGTGAAGGGCGAGGGGCTGACCGCGGTCTTCGCGATGGTCTCGCTGCTGGTGGCGCTGAACATGGGCTTCACCGGCGTGGACTTCAAAATCACCGACAGCGTGCCCTCGGGCCCGCCGCGCGCGGCACTCGGCATGGGCATCGGGTCGGTGAGCGCCATGATGGGCATCGGCGGCGGAACGCTCGGCGTGCCGCTGCTGTCGATGTTCGGCTACCCGATCCGCCAGGCGGTTGCGACGGCCTCGGCCTTCGGATTGATCATCTCGGTCCCGGCGACCATCGGCTTCGTGCTGGGCGGATGGAACGATGCGCGGTTGCCGCCGTTCTCGCTGGGCTATGTCAGCCTGATCGGGTTCGCGCTGATCGCGCCGAGCTCGATCCTGGCGACGCCCTGGGGCGTGAAGCTCGCGCACACCATCCCGCCGCTGTGGCTGAAGCGCGCCTTCGCGGTGTTCCTGGCGGCGACGAGCCTCAGGATGTTCTGGTCGCTGTTCACCTGA
- a CDS encoding long-chain-fatty-acid--CoA ligase, with translation MQDWPLLMHTVLDHAAIQHPKREVVSRSIEGPFHRTDYATVRGRALRVAQRLARDGVKPGDRVATLAWNTWRHLEAWYGITGAGAVYHTVNPRLFPDQIAWIMNHAGSRVLMLDLTFVPLVQQLAARMPQVERYVILTDAAHMPETSLPNAIAYEDWIAEVDGDFAWMKVDEGAAAGICYTSGTTGDPKGVVYSHRSNVIHALVCNQVDAFGLGAADRVMPVVPMFHANGWSLALCAPMVGAALIMPGAKLDGASVHELIERERVNFSAAVPTVWMMLLQHLESTGSRVDSMQRVAIGGSACPPAITKAYQEKYGVRVIHAWGMTEMSPVGTLFAVKPEVAHLTGEEMLRLQAKQGTPPYTVEMKITDDAGAPVPWDGQAFGRLKVKGPAISRRYFRREEEEILDAEGFFDTGDVATMDEHGYMEITDRSKDVIKSGGEWISSIALENAAVAYPGVAEAAVVAMADPKWDERPLLILVMKPGVLSPSLDQMRDFLADKVAKWWLPDDLVVVDEIPHTATGKILKTRLREMFKDHKKIA, from the coding sequence ATGCAGGACTGGCCGCTGCTGATGCACACCGTGCTGGATCACGCGGCGATCCAGCACCCGAAGCGCGAGGTGGTCTCGCGGTCGATCGAAGGGCCTTTCCATCGCACCGACTACGCGACCGTGCGCGGCCGCGCCCTGCGGGTGGCGCAGCGCCTCGCGCGCGACGGCGTCAAGCCCGGCGACCGCGTGGCGACGCTGGCCTGGAACACCTGGCGGCATCTGGAGGCGTGGTACGGCATCACTGGGGCCGGCGCGGTGTATCACACGGTGAACCCGCGGCTGTTTCCCGACCAGATCGCCTGGATCATGAACCATGCGGGGTCGCGGGTGCTGATGCTCGACCTCACCTTCGTGCCGCTGGTGCAGCAATTGGCAGCACGGATGCCGCAGGTCGAGCGCTACGTGATTCTGACCGATGCCGCCCACATGCCCGAGACGTCGCTGCCGAATGCCATCGCCTACGAGGACTGGATCGCCGAGGTGGATGGCGACTTCGCGTGGATGAAGGTCGACGAAGGCGCGGCGGCGGGCATCTGCTACACCTCCGGCACCACGGGCGACCCGAAGGGCGTGGTCTATTCGCACCGGTCGAACGTGATCCACGCGCTGGTCTGCAACCAGGTGGATGCCTTCGGGCTCGGCGCGGCGGATCGCGTCATGCCGGTGGTGCCGATGTTCCACGCCAATGGCTGGTCGCTGGCGCTGTGCGCGCCGATGGTGGGCGCGGCGCTGATCATGCCCGGCGCGAAGCTGGATGGTGCATCGGTGCACGAACTGATCGAGCGCGAGCGCGTGAACTTCTCCGCCGCCGTGCCGACGGTCTGGATGATGCTTCTGCAGCACCTGGAATCGACCGGTTCGCGCGTCGATTCCATGCAGCGCGTGGCGATCGGCGGGTCCGCGTGCCCACCCGCCATCACCAAGGCTTACCAGGAGAAGTACGGCGTGCGCGTCATCCATGCCTGGGGCATGACCGAGATGTCGCCGGTCGGCACGCTGTTCGCCGTGAAGCCGGAGGTGGCGCATCTGACGGGTGAGGAAATGCTCCGCCTGCAGGCCAAGCAGGGTACGCCGCCCTATACGGTCGAGATGAAGATCACCGACGATGCCGGCGCGCCTGTTCCCTGGGATGGCCAGGCCTTCGGCCGGCTCAAGGTGAAGGGGCCGGCGATCTCGCGGCGCTATTTCCGCCGCGAGGAGGAGGAGATCCTGGACGCCGAAGGCTTCTTCGACACAGGCGACGTCGCGACCATGGACGAGCACGGCTACATGGAGATCACCGACCGATCCAAGGACGTGATCAAGTCGGGCGGCGAGTGGATTTCCTCGATCGCGCTGGAGAATGCCGCGGTGGCCTATCCCGGCGTGGCGGAGGCCGCGGTCGTCGCGATGGCCGACCCGAAATGGGACGAACGACCGCTGCTGATCCTGGTGATGAAGCCGGGCGTTCTCTCACCGTCACTGGACCAGATGCGCGACTTCCTCGCCGACAAGGTCGCGAAGTGGTGGCTGCCCGATGACCTGGTGGTGGTGGACGAGATCCCGCACACCGCGACGGGGAAGATCCTGAAGACGAGGCTGCGCGAGATGTTCAAGGATCACAAGAAAATTGCTTGA
- a CDS encoding MFS transporter — protein MTLPRASRLPILAAASFATATQSFVFAGLLAEMAADLRVSVAAAGQIGTVYALAFGLAAPVVAAILARRDRRTVMVSALVVLAAINLLIVAVADFPALVGLRIAAGIASAAVIPAATASAVALAPPEHRGRAVAIIIGGTTLAFLLGIPAGSVVGDMVGWRGCFAFAAAIAVLAAIAIGVAIPPVAGDAGGAAGGIAALRIPGVVPMLALNLATFTAVFAVAAYIGPITNQVSGLTGSGVAVMQALVGVASIAGLPLGAWLADRGRLGLAALLPLGALAGNLLQAALLAGLAAGNAAAMPLQALAVLASAGSLFALGPVVTARLAVLAPQARGFILACNASAIFLGQAGGAALGGAGIGLLGLVGAALAGAVMGAPALWLARGLVRRAS, from the coding sequence ATGACACTGCCCCGCGCCTCGCGCCTGCCGATCCTCGCCGCCGCGTCCTTCGCCACCGCGACGCAATCCTTCGTCTTCGCCGGGTTGCTGGCGGAAATGGCAGCGGATCTGCGCGTAAGCGTCGCCGCGGCGGGGCAGATCGGCACGGTCTATGCGCTGGCGTTCGGGCTCGCGGCGCCGGTCGTGGCGGCGATCCTGGCGCGGCGCGACCGGCGCACCGTGATGGTCAGCGCGCTGGTGGTGCTGGCCGCGATCAACCTGCTGATCGTCGCCGTTGCTGACTTTCCCGCGTTGGTCGGGCTGCGCATCGCGGCGGGCATCGCCTCGGCCGCGGTGATCCCGGCGGCGACGGCGAGCGCGGTGGCGCTGGCGCCGCCCGAACATCGCGGGCGAGCGGTGGCGATCATCATCGGCGGCACGACGCTGGCTTTCCTGCTGGGCATTCCCGCGGGGTCGGTGGTGGGCGACATGGTCGGCTGGCGCGGCTGCTTCGCTTTCGCGGCGGCCATCGCCGTATTGGCGGCGATTGCCATCGGCGTGGCCATCCCGCCGGTCGCCGGTGATGCGGGCGGGGCGGCGGGCGGTATCGCGGCGCTGCGCATCCCGGGCGTGGTGCCGATGCTGGCGCTGAACCTCGCGACCTTCACGGCGGTCTTCGCGGTCGCCGCCTATATCGGGCCGATCACCAACCAGGTCTCGGGCCTTACCGGCAGCGGTGTGGCGGTGATGCAGGCGCTGGTGGGCGTGGCGTCGATCGCGGGGCTGCCGCTGGGGGCCTGGCTGGCCGATCGTGGACGATTGGGCCTTGCGGCGCTGCTGCCGCTGGGGGCGCTGGCGGGCAACCTTCTGCAGGCGGCGCTGCTGGCGGGCTTGGCGGCGGGCAACGCGGCGGCGATGCCGCTGCAGGCGCTGGCGGTGCTGGCCTCGGCCGGGTCGCTGTTCGCATTGGGGCCGGTGGTGACGGCGCGCCTCGCGGTTCTGGCGCCGCAGGCGCGCGGCTTCATCCTGGCGTGCAATGCTTCGGCGATCTTCCTCGGCCAGGCGGGCGGCGCTGCCCTCGGCGGCGCGGGCATCGGGCTGCTGGGCCTGGTGGGCGCGGCGCTGGCGGGCGCGGTCATGGGCGCGCCGGCACTGTGGCTCGCGCGCGGGCTGGTGCGCCGCGCCTCCTGA